AGTTGCACCGCCAGACGCTCGGCGAAGGGGTGCTCGAACTTGCGTCCCGCGCCCAGCGAGCGTCTGCGGGGCCGCTGTCCCAGCCGGGCGGCCTCGCTGAGCCGGTAGAGTGGCACGCTGCGGCGCACCAGCGCTCCGAATTCGGCAGGATTCAGCCCGGTCAGCGCCTGAAACTGCTCCGGCGCGGCGTGCGGGCGGCGCAGCACCGCCGGGATCATGGCCGGGTGGCGCAGGGTGGGCAGTAAAGACAACGCAGGCAAGGCAGCGACCAACTCCTTTGGAAGACGTGACACAACTTGCTCGGAAACGAAGCTGCCAGGAAAAGACAGTGTTGGCACCAACGCGGCGAAAGGATTTGGGCTGAGTCTAAACGCCTGACTCCCCCGAGGTCAAATGTGAAAAATGCGCGCTGGCCGGTCAAGAAACGCTGAGCTGAGCGCCTTACTGTGCAATCCGCTGCGCCGGGGGAGCCGAGGTGATACAACTCGGCTGAGACACTCTTCAATGCATGCCCATTAATTCTTCGCCCCGGAGGTTTGTGATGGACTTTACCCTGCCTGCCGATCTGCGCGAGATGCAGACGCACATTCGCAATTTCGCCCTGAACGATGTCGAGTCTCGCGCCCACGAGATCGAGGCCACCAACCAGGTGCCGCCCGAACTGATCCGGCAGGCCGCTGATCTGGGCCTGTTCGGGCTTTCCATTCCCGAGGAGTACGGCGGGGTGGGCCTGGGCATGCTGGGCCGCTGCGCCGTCTACGAGGCGCTAGGCCAGGGACACATGGGCTTTGGCGGCATGGTCTCGGCGCACGCCAGTATCGGCACCTCGGGGCTGGTCAAGCTGGGCACGCCCGAGCAAAAGCAGAAGTACCTGCCGCGTATGGCGACGGGCGAGTGCATCGCGGGCTTTGCCATCACCGAGCCGAGCAGCGGCTCCGACGCGGCCAACATTCGCACCAAAGCCGAATTGCGGGGCGATACCTACATCCTCAACGGCACCAAGCACTACATCTCCAACGCGCCCATCGCCGGTCTGCTGACGGTCATCGCCATCACCGATCCCGCCAAGGGCAGCAAGGGCATGAGCGCCTTTCTGGTCGAGCCGACGATGCCGGGCGTCAGTGTGGGCAAAATCGACGAGAAGATGGGCCAGAAGGGAGCCCTGTCGGCGGAAGTGATTTTCGACAATGCCGAGGTACCCGCTGCCAACCTGCTGGGGCCGCTCGATTTGGGCTACCGCGAAGCGCTGGGTATCCTGACCAATGGCCGGGTCGGCATCGCCGCCCGCAGCACCGGGGCGATGCAGCGCCTGCTCGACCTCAGCGTGGCCCACGCGCAGGGACGCGAGCAGTTCGGCGCACCGATCAGCACTTTTCAGGCGGTGCAATTCATGCTGGCCGAGATGGAAGTGGATATTCAGACCTCAAGGGTGCTGTGGCAGAAAGTCGCCTGGATGGTGGACCAGGGCCAGGATGTGCGCCGCATGGCCAGCGTCGCCAAGTACCACGCCACCGAGGCGCTTTCAAAGGTGGCCGACAAGGCGGTGCAGATCGCGGGCGGCGTCGGCTACATGAAGGACGCCCCGTTCGAGCGCTTCTACCGCGATCAGCGCCTGCTCAGAATCTACGAGGGCACTTCGGAGATTCAGAAACTGATTATCGCCGGGGACCTGCTGCGGGAGAAGTAAGCGGCGTCAGACAATCCAGATCAATAAAAAGCCCCCGCCCTGTGAATGGGCGGGGGCTTTGGCTTGGGGTTTACCGGCTCAGTCGCTGGCTCCCGGCTGCACCGGATAGTTGAACGACTCGGGGCGCGGAGACGACACCGGCTCCACGTCCTCGCCGTACTTCTCCAGCGTGCGGGGGTCGGCCACCTGCATGTTGCGGACGATGTCCAGACCCGTGCCCGCCGGAATCAGCTTGCCGAGAATGACATTTTCCTTGAGGCCGATCAGCTCGTCTACCTGGCCCTTCATGCTGGCCTCGGTCAGCACGTGGGTGGTGTGCTGGAAGCTGGCCGCCGACAGCCAGGACTTGGTGGTCAGGCTGCTCTTGGTGATGCCCAGCAGAACGGGCTTCCAGGAGCTTTGAACCTTGTCTTCGGCGAGGGCCGCGTTGGCCAGATCGACTTCCCAGCGCTCGACGGTCTGGCCTTCGAGCAGGGTGGTGTCGCCGCCGTCCACAATCTCGACGTAGCGCAGCATCTGGCGAACGATGACTTCGATGTGCTTGTCGTGAACCTTCACGCCCTGCGAGCGGTAGACGCGCTGCACTTCTTCCACCAGGTAGCGCTGGGCGGCGTCGGTGTCCTTGTACATCAGCAGGTCGTGGGGGTTGATCGCGCCGCGCGTGATCGGCTGCCCGGCTTCCACCCGGTCGCCGTCCTTGACGATCATGCGCAGCGCCTTGCCGATCTTGGTGGCGGTCTTGGAGCTGTACTGCTCGTCGTCGGCGTCGATGCGAATCAGGTAGCGCTCATCTTCCTCTTCGATGCGGATGATGCCGTCACGGTCAGCGACCACCGCCTGCGACTTGGGCTTGCGGCCCTCGAACAGCTCGATCACGCGCGGCAGACCCATGGTGATGTCCCCGCTGCCCGCCACGCCGCCGGTGTGGAAGGTGCGCATGGTGAGCTGGGTACCGGGTTCACCGATACTTTCCGCCGCGACCACGCCCACCGCCTCGCCCATACTGACCGGCTTGGCCTGCGAGAGATCGTAGCCGTAGCACTTCTGGCACACGCCCGCCTTGACCTTGCAGTTGAGCGGCGTGCGGACGTAGACCTCATTCACGGCCTTGGCATTCTTGGTGATCAGCTTGACGTCTTCCAGGCTGAGCATGTGGCCTTCGGGAATGACCGTGCCGTCCACGTCCACGTCCGCCGTCAGGGTGCGGCCGTAGATGCTGGTCTCGATCTCGCTGGCCTTACGGGCACGCCACTCGCCGCTGCGCTCATCCACATGGCCCAGCGGAATGTGGGTGTAATCGGTGCTTCCGCAGTCCACGTCGCGCACCACGACTTCGTGGGCCACGTCAACCAGCTTGCGGGTCAGGTAGCCGGAGTCGGCGGTTCTGAGTGCTGTGTCCGCGCCGCCCTTACGCGCGCCGTGGGTGCTGATGAAGTACTCCAGCACGGTCAGGCCCTCGCGGAAGCTGGCCTTGATCGGCACCTCGATGGTGCTGCCGTCGGGGCGGGCCATCAACCCGCGCATTCCGGCCAGCTGGCGAATCTGCTGCGGGTTGCCACGGGCACCCGACTGCGACATGATCCACAGCGGGTTGAACGGGTAGTTGGCCTCGAAGTTTTTGAAGACCTCGTTCTTGACCTCGTCGGTGGTGTCGTTCCAGAGCGTCACGACCTGCTTGTAGCGCTCTTCCTCGGTCATGAAGCCGAACTCGTAGTTCTGCTCGATTTCCCTCAGCTTGAGATCGGCGTCGGCCAGGATGGCGTCCTTGGCAGGCGGAATCACGATGTCGTCGATGCCGATGGTGATGCCCGAGGTGGTGGAGAGCTTGAAGCCGCTGTCCTTGAGGGCGTCGAGCAGTTTGGCGGTGGCTTCCACCCCAAGCTCCTTGAAGCAGGTCATGATCATGTCGCGCAGCGAGTCTTTCTCGTAGGCGGTCTGGAGGTTGACCAGCTGATCGATCAGGTGGCCCTGCGTTCCGAGCGCTTCCTGTACGATCCGGCGGAACATCACGCGCCCGGCGGAGGTGTCGTACAGGACGCCATTGAGCTGAATCCGCACGTGGTCCTGATAATCGATGCCGCCGCGCTCAACGGCCAGAATCGCTTCGTCGGGGCTGGAGAACTGGTACTTGATCAGGCCGGGTGTGATGGGTGCGCCGTTGAGGGTCACGTGGCTGTTGAGGGCCACCTTGCCGCTTTCCAGTGCGTCCAGCACGTCCTGCTCGCCGGTAAAGGCCGTGCCCATGCCGAGGTTGTCCTTGCGGAGCTGGGTCAGGGTGAAGATGCCGAGAATGATGTCGCGGCTGGGCTTGACGTTCGGCTCACCGTTGGCGGGTGAGAGCAGGTTGTGCGACGAGAGCATCTGAATGCGGGCCTCAGCTTGAGCCTGGGCCGACAGCGGGACGTGAATCGCCATCTGGTCGCCGTCGAAGTCGGCGTTGAACGCCTCACAGACCAGCGGGTGAAGCTGAATGGACTGGCCTTCCACCAAAATCGGCTCAAACGCCTGAATGCCCAATCTGTGGAGTGTCGGGGCGCGGTTGAGCAGCACGACCTTATCCTCAATCACTTCTTCCAGGGCGTCCCAGACGCTATCGCGGGTGTCGCGGTAGCGCTCCAGCATCTTGCGGGCCTGCTTGATGTTGGTGACCTCACCCTTCTCTTCTAGCACCTTGAACAAGAAGGGCTTGAAGAGTTCGAGCGCCATGCGCTTGGGCACACCGCACTGGTGCAGCTTGAGCTGCGGGCCGACCACGATGACCGAGCGGCCCGAGTAGTCCACGCGCTTGCCCAGCAGGTTCTGGCGAAAACGGCCCTGTTTGCCGCCGAGCAGGTCGGTCAGCGAACGCAAAGCACGATCCGAGCCGGGGTTGGTCACGGGGCTGCCGCGCCGTCCGTTGTCGATCAAGGCGTCCACGGCTTCCTGAAGCATCCGCTTTTCGTTGCGGATGATCATGTCGGGAGCGCCCTGGCCCATCAGCTTCTTGAGGCGGTTGTTGCGGTTGATCAGGCGGCGGTAGAGATCGTTGAGGTCGGAGGTGGCGAAGCGTCCGCCGTCCACCTGCACCATCGGGCGCAGATCGGGCGGCATCACCGGCACAGTGGCCATGATCATCCAGGAGGGATGGTTGCCGCTGGAAATAAAGCTGCGGGTCACTTCCAGACGTTTGCGGGCCTTGGCACGCTTGTGGCGGCTGTTGTCCTTCATCATCTCGCCGAGTTCGGCTTCCAGCGTGGGCAAGTCGAGGTCGTCGAGCAGTTCCTTGACCGCTTCCGCGCCCATCTTGGCGTCGAAATCGTAGGACTCGATCACGCGGACCTGCTTGCGCACCAGGTCAATTTCGATGCGCCCGGAAATCTCGCTCTTGAGGTTGCCGGAGTCGGCCAGTTCGTCGCCGGGTTCCACGCGGTCCAGGTTGACCACCAGCGGCTCGTCGGTGTAGGTGTACACCTTGGCCTTGCTGACGATGATGCTGGCCGGGGCGTGCAGGGTGATCACGCCGTCGGCCTGGGCGATGATCTCCTCTTCCTTGTCAATCGCGCCGACGACTTTCTGTCCCTTCTTGACCGGGCTGCCGTCGCCGACCAGCACGTGCATGGTGGGGTTGACCGGGTACTCGGCGGTGCGGGTCCAGTGGACCGTGACCTTGGCGTCGCCCTTCTTGGGCAGCGACACGGCGCTGAGCTTGCTGTCGCGGCTGACGCGCAGCCGTGCACCTGCCTCGGCGCGGGCCAGCACGGCTCCGGCCTCGACGATCTCGCCGTGGGCCACCAGCACGTCCATGCCCTGCGGGATGTAAACGCGCGACAGCACCGCGCCGGGCTTGATGGTTTCGGCTTCCGCCTCGCCACCTTCGTCGTCGCTGCTGGCGTCTGCGTCTGCACTCTCGCGCAGTTCCACCATCACCGAGTCCTCGCCCAGATCGAGCAGGAAGGCGGTGGCGCTGATCGGGGCCTTGATCTCCACGGCGGCTTCCAGTTCTCCCAGAATCTCACCGGCCCGGAAGGTCTCCTGCTCGACCAGCATGTCGCTGGAAACCGGCAGGGCCGCTTCGGCCACTTCCGAGTAGGCGATCTCGGCGCGGCGCGGGAAGCGGTACTGGGCCAGGCCATCCATCTTGGCGACCACGTTGCCGCCCAGCGTCTGACCGCGCGTTACGTACTCGCCGTCACGGATGGCCGCGTCGATGCCGCCCTGGAGGGTGTAGGTTTCCTGACGGCCATTGCGAAGCTCGCGGTACTCGTCGTCACTCAGCAGTTCGCCGCGCTTGAGGGGGCGGCCATCTTTCTGGGCGTTGCGGGCATCGGTGACCAGATAGCTGGAGAAGTACAGCACTTTTTCGAGTTGCGCTGCCGTCAGATCAAGCAATGTGCCGATCTTGCTGGGGCTGTCCTTGACGTACCAGATGTGCGCGGCAGGCGTCGCCAGGTCAATGTGACCCATCCGGTAGCGCCGCACCTTGCTGCTGGTGACTTCCACCCCACAGCGCTCGCAGACCTTGCCCTCGTAACGCTGGCGCTTGTACTTGCCGCAGGCGCACTCGTAGTCCTTGATCGGCCCGAAGATACGCTCGTCGAACAGCCCCTCGCGCTCGGGCTTGAGGGTGCGGTAGTTGATGGTTTCGGGTTTTTCGACCTCGCCGAAGCTCCACTCGCGAATCTTCGCGGGGCTGGCGATGGCAATCTTGACTTTGCTGAAATCTTTCAAAGCAGTGGCTCCTATATGAAAGGGGCTTGGTTGGACTGGGGGACATTCGCTGGCGCTCACTTAGCCCTCCTGGCCTCCACACTTCCGCGTGTCGTTTCCCTCAAGGGAGAGGGGCTCAAAGATCAGAAGCTTTTTGCTTTTGACTTTCTCCCTCTTTAGGGGAGATGGGGTGGTGAGCACCGCGAACGGCTTACCTCTTGGGCAACATGCCCTCGAAAATGTCCACGTTCTTGTCAAATCTGTCGAGCACTTCCACGTCCAGACCGAGCGAGTGGAGTTCCTTGACCAGTACCTTGAACGATTCGGGAATGGTGCTGCCCGACACTTCTTCGCCCTTGACAATGCTCTGGTAGGCCGCGTCGCGTCCGTCGATGTCGTCGGACTTGATGGTCAGCATTTCCTGGAGGGTGTGGGCCGCGCCGTAGGCTTCCAACGCCCAGACTTCCATCTCGCCGAAGCGCTGGCCGCCGAACTGCGCCTTGCCGCCCAGCGGCTGCTGGGTGATCAGCGAGTAGGGGCCGGTGCTGCGGGCGTGCAGCTTGTCTTCCACCATGTGGTAGAGCTTCATCACGTACATGGTGCCGACCACGACGGGGCCGCTGATCGCCTCACCACTGCGCCCGTCGAACAGAATGCTCTTGCCGGTGCGTGCGAGCTGCATCTGGGCTTTTTCGTACTCGCCAGCGGGCTGAGCGATCACGCCCAGCTTCCCGGCGCGGTCCAGCACTTCCTGCTCTCGCTTGTCGAAGTCGAAGCCGTCGTCTTTGCGGGCCTGCAATCTCTCGGCGGCAGCGACTTCCAGCATTTCCTTGATGGCGATCTCGGTGGCCGAGTCGAACACCGGAGTCACGAACTTCTGGTTGGTCAGGCGGGCCACCTCGCCGAGGTGGGTTTCCAGAATCTGGCCCAGGTTCATGCGCGAGGGCACGCCCAGCGGGTTGAATACCAGATCGACGGGGGTGCCGTCTTCCAGGTAGGGCATGTCCTCGGGCGGCAGAATCTTACTGACGACGCCCTTGTTGCCGTGGCGGTTGGCGACCTTATCGCCCACCTGGAGCTGGCGCTTCTGGGCCACGTAGACGCGCACCACTTCGCGCACGCCGGGCTTGAGGTCCACGCCCTCGTCGCCGCGCCGGAAACGCACGGTCTTGACGACCACGCCGCCCTGGCCCGACTGCACCCGCAGCGAGGTGTCTTTCACTTCCCTCGCTTTCTCACCGAAGATCGAGCGCAGGAGCCGCTCTTCCGGAGTGGGTTCCGACTCGCCCTTGAAGCTGGTCTTGCCGACCAGAATATCGCCGGGTTTGACTTCCGCACCGACGCGCACGATGCCGTCCTCGTCGAGATCGCGCAGGGCGGCTTCCGACAGACCAGGAATGTCGCGGGTGATCTTCTCCGGCCCCAGCTTGGTGTCGCGGGCCTCAACCTCGTCCTTCTCAATGTGGACTGAGGTATAGAAATCCTTGCGGATCAGCCCTTCGCTGATGCAGATGGCGTCTTCGAAGTTGAAGCCGTCAAAGGGCATGATGGCGATGGTGATGTTCTGGCCCAGTGCCAGGCGGCCCATCTCGGAAGCGGGGCCGTCGGCGATGACCTGTCCGGCCACCACGTCGTCGCCGGTGGCGATGGTGGGATGCTGGTCGAGGTTGGTGCCCTGGTTGGAGCGGGTAAAGCGGACCAGCTCGAAGGTGCGGACGTTGCCGGTCACGTAACCGATGGCCGGGGCGTCCTCGCTGAGCGTGATCTGAATGTTGCGGGCGTCCACGTAGGTCACCTTGCCGGTCACGTCGCTCACGACGCTGGTGCCGGAATCGGTGATGACGCGCTCCTCGACGCCGGTGCCCACGGCGGGACTCTCGGCGCGGATCAGCGGCACGGCCTGCGATTGCATGTTCGATCCCATCAAAGCGCGGTTGGCGTCGTCGTGCTCCAGAAAGGGAATCAGCGAGGTGTTGATGCTGACGATCTGCTTGGGAGACACGTCCATGTACTGCACGTCGGCGTGCTCGTAGAAGTTCGGGTCACCCTTCTTGCGGCACAGCACCCGCTCCTCGGCGAAGGTACCATCACTGTTGAGCTTGGTATTGGCCTGGGCAATCGCATAACGGTCCTCGATGTCGGCGGTCATGTAGCGCACGTCGTCGGTGACGCGGCCCTTCTCAACCCGGCGATACGGTGCCTCAATGAAGCCCAGCGGATTGACCTTGGCGTAGCTCGCCAAGCTGGAAATCAGGCCGATGTTCGCGCCTTCCGGCGTCTCGATCGGGCAGATGCGCCCGTAGTGGGTGCGGTGAACGTCGCGCACGTCGAAGCCCGCGCGCTCGCGGGTCAGCCCGCCCGGCCCCAGCGCGGAGATACGGCGCTTGTGGCGCAAATCCGATAGGGGGTTGGTCTGGTCCTTGAACTGGCTGAGCTGGCTGCGTCCGAAGAACTCGCGCATGGCCGCCACGATGGGGCGGTTGTTGACCAGCTTGGTGGGGGTGGCCGCGTCGGGGTTGCCAAGCAGCATCCGCTCGCGCACGCCGCGTGCCATGCGGCCCAGGCCCACCCGGAGCTGATCGGCCAGCAGTTCGCCCACGGTGCGGACGCGGCGGTTGCCGAGGTGGTCAATGTCGTCGGGGCCGACTGGCACGGTAATGGCCACGCCGTCAGCGTCCGCGCCCACGGTGGTTTCGGTCAGGCCGTTGGTCAGCGCCATCAGGTAGCGGATGGTGTCGATCAGGCCCGCGTCGGTGAACTTGCCGTCCACAAAGTTGAGCAGCGTGCTGTCTTCGCGCTTGATGCCCAGCTTGGTGTTCATCTTGAAGCGGCCCGGCGCACCGAGGTCGTAGCGTTTGGGGTCGGCCAGCAGGCCGTAGAGATACTGGGTGGCTTTGTCGCGCTTGGGTGGGTCGCCGGGACGCAGCACAGTGAACAGGCGCAGTAGGGCCTCGTCCGCGCCCATGCCAGCGGTCTTGTCTTCGGGCAGTTCCAGGTTCGGCTCGAACTCGGTAAACAGCGACTTCAGGCTGGCGTCGTCGTAGCCGAGGACGCGCAGCAGCATGGCCACTGGGAATTTACGCTTGTTGACCTTCATTTCCAGAATGCCGCCCGCAAATTCCAGCTCGATCCAGGGACCACGCTTGGGCATCGGGATGATGGCCGCCGTGTAGTATTTTTTCAGGCCCTTGTAATTGGTCGTGAAGTACACGCCGGGGCTGCGGTGAATCTGCGAGATGACCACGCGGTCCGCACCGTTGATGACGAATGAGCCGTCGCCGGTCATCAGCGGCAGGTCGCCCAGGAACACCTGATCTTCCTTGATCAGGCCGCTGTCTTTGTGAATGAGTTGCAGCTTGGCGTAGAGCGGGGCCTGATAAGTCAAATCTTTTTCGCGGCATTCTTCCGGCGTGTACACCGGGTCGCCCAGGCGGTATTCCAGGTAATCGAGCACCAGGCCGGTGCTGCGGCCCTTCTCGGTCTCGTCAATCGGGAAGACTTCCCGGAACGCGCCCTGCAAGCCTGCATTGGCCCGCTGATTGATGGGGGTGCCGTCTTGCAAAAAAGTTTTGAACGAATTAACCTGCACTTCCGTCAGAGCAGGCAACTTGATAACTTCCTGAATCTCGCCGAACCGTTCGATACGTGGTTGTGGTTTCATGCCGACCTCATGTCTTGAATGCTGCGCTGCGGGCTTAGGTCCTCAAGCGCAGTGGCGTCCCGTGTGGTCTGCTTTGCAAAGCCCTGACACGACACGGGGGAGACGGGACAAAGCCCCTCTCCGGTTCATCAAACGTCTCAATTGTGGAGTACGGGCTGACGCAAACGACTCCTCAGACCAGCCCATCATGGCCAGCGACCTCAAAGTCTACGCTATGTTTGCGCAGTTGTCAAGTGTTGCCAAACTGTTTGGGTTGCCCACCCTCAGTCGACGCTGAGCGTTTCCGGAAGACCGGTGGGAAAGCCGTCGATGCTCAGCGCATTCTTCTCAAGCTGATAGGCGTGCAGGGCGTCGGGTGATTTGGCTGCCGTCCAGGTGTTCAGCTCACTCCGCTCGGCTTGGAAGTCCATCAGCGGTACGGCCATGCCGCAGGAGGTCTGCACCAGATCAATGTCGAGCAAATACACCTGCCGCGCGCCAGGCAGCGCCGGGAATAGGGCCGCCGCATGTGCCCACCCGGCGTCGCCCGGCTGCACCATGCGGGCCTGGCCGTAGAGACGCAGGATCAGCGGCGCGCCCGTGAAGGCGCAGAACATCAACGTCATGCGCGGCGACTGGTGCAGATGGGCCGCCGTCTCATTGCCGCTGCCGGTGACACTCAGCCAGGCCACCTCATTCGGCCCCAGCACGCGCAGGCTGTCCAGGCCCTTGGGCGAGATATTGACCCGGCCATCCGGGGCCGCCGTGCCGACGAAGAAGACCAACTGCTGCTCGATGAAGGCTTGCAACTGCGGACTGATCGCACTCAGACGTTTGGCCATGCGCCCAGTTTAGAGCGGCCCTCAGCGCCAGCGGTTACCAGGAGCCGAAGGTCGGGCCAGCTGGGATGCAGCAAATCGTGGGCCTACCGGTATGCCATCAGGTCGGCGGCACTGAGGGCTTCAGTTGGTCTTGGGTCAGGCGCTGATCTTTGAGGTGGACGCCTGACCTTCGACCAGAACGCGCTCAATTGATCGGTTCAGGACAGGCTTGTTGCAGCACCTCTGCCAGACACTCGGTCGAATGGAGCAATCGGCAGCCAGGGCTGGATGGGAGCATTCATCGGCAAGGTCAGGTGATTGACGCCGAGCCGTTGCAAACGTTCAGGGCCGACCCGTTCTCTAACTGAGGTCATCCACGGGAAGCACAACAGCACGGGAAAAATCCACGAAAAGGCAGGCGAAACCAGAGGCCTGCCTGCCAATCATGGCAAATGCTCCAGTTTTGTCTTACTCCACGATCTTGGTGACGACGCCCGCGCCGACGGTGCGGCCACCTTCGCGGATGGCGAATCTGAGGCCCTCTTCCATGGCAATCGGCTTGATCAGGTCCACGGTAAAGGTCACGTTATCGCCGGGCATCACCATTTCCACGCCCTCGGACAGTTCCACCACGCCCGTCACGTCCGTCGTGCGGAAGTAGAACTGCGGACGGTAGCCGCCGAAGAACGCCGAGTGACGCCCGCCCTCGTCCTTGCTCAGCACGTACACGCTGGCCTCGAACTTGGTGTGCGGCTTGATCGACCCGGGCTTGGCCAGCACCTGACCGCGCTCCACGTCGTCGCGGGCGACGCCGCGCAGCAGCACGCCCACGTTGTCGCCGGCCATACCGGAGTCGAGCAACTTGCGGTGCATCTCGATGCCGGTGACGGTGGTCTTGCGCAGATCGCGCAGGCCGATGATCTCGACGTCGTCCTGGACCTTGACGATGCCGCGCTCGACGCGCCCGGTGGCGACCGTGCCACGTCCGGTGATGGTGAAGACGTCCTCGACCGGCATCAGGAAGGCCTTGTCGGTGTCACGCTCAGGGGTGGGGATGTAGGAATCGACGGCGTCGAGGAGCTCCCAGACGTTGTCGACCCACTTGTCGGTGCCGCGCGCCATTTTGGGGGTGGCGGTCAGGGCTTCGAGGGCGCGCAGGGCGCTGCCCTTGACGACCGGCACGTCATCACCAGGGAAATCATAGCGGCCCAGCAACTCGCGAACTTCCATCTCGACGAGCTCGAGGAGCTCCTCATCGTCGACCATGTCGACCTTGTTCATGAAGACGACGATGTGGGGCACGCCGACCTGCTTGGCGAGCAGGATGTGCTCGCGGGTCTGGGGCATGGGGCCGTCAGCGCTCGACACGACCAGAATCGCGCCGTCCATCTGGGCGGCACCGGTGATCATGTTCTTGACGTAGTCGGCGTGGCCAGGGCAGTCGACGTGGGAGTAGTGACGCGCGGCAGTGGAGTACTCGACGTGGGCGGTGTTGATGGTGATGCCGCGCGCCTTTTCCTCGGGGGCCTTGTCGATCTGGTCGTAACGCATGGTCTCGATGCTGGCGTCAATCGAGGCGGCGGTGTAGGTGATGGCCGCCGTCAAAGTGGTCTTGCCGTGATCGACGTGACCGATGGTGCCGATGTTGACGTGGGGCTTGGTGCGCTCGAACGTTCCTTTTGCCATTGCCGTTTCCTCCGTGCTTTCCGCTGGCCGCTCTTTAGGCCAGGCGTTTTGGTTCATGTGAATGCGGCCCGCAGCTAAGCTCTTTCGAGTGAAGTGGCGGGCCTTATCATTCATGTTGGAGCTCTTGGTCAGGATTGAACTGACGACCTCTCCCTTACCAAGGGAGTGCTCTACCACTGAGCTACAAGAGCACATAAGCGGGAAACGAGACTCGAACTCGCGACATTCAGCTTGGGAAGCTGACGCTCTACCAGCTGAGCTACTCCCGCAGATGGTGGGCAGGGGTGGGTTCGAACCACCGTACACTTACGTGAACAGATTTACAGTCTGTCGCCTTTAACCACTCGGCCACCTGCCCAAACATGTTCCCCAGATGCGTTCTTGGCTTGGTCACCGCGTCGCCTCTCGGCGCGGGGCGACCTCACTTCCTGCTTCTTGCGAATCAGGCTTGGAGCCACCCAGGAGAATCGAACTCCTAACCTTCCGATTACAAATCGGGTGCTCTACCAGATTGAGCTAGGGTGGCACCTCTTTTGCTCACCTTCAGTCAAGAGGTCTGCTGAGCGCGGTTGCTCGTCCAAACGGCAGGTGCCGCCCGTCTCACTTCCGGTTG
This portion of the Deinococcus rubellus genome encodes:
- the rpoB gene encoding DNA-directed RNA polymerase subunit beta, with protein sequence MKPQPRIERFGEIQEVIKLPALTEVQVNSFKTFLQDGTPINQRANAGLQGAFREVFPIDETEKGRSTGLVLDYLEYRLGDPVYTPEECREKDLTYQAPLYAKLQLIHKDSGLIKEDQVFLGDLPLMTGDGSFVINGADRVVISQIHRSPGVYFTTNYKGLKKYYTAAIIPMPKRGPWIELEFAGGILEMKVNKRKFPVAMLLRVLGYDDASLKSLFTEFEPNLELPEDKTAGMGADEALLRLFTVLRPGDPPKRDKATQYLYGLLADPKRYDLGAPGRFKMNTKLGIKREDSTLLNFVDGKFTDAGLIDTIRYLMALTNGLTETTVGADADGVAITVPVGPDDIDHLGNRRVRTVGELLADQLRVGLGRMARGVRERMLLGNPDAATPTKLVNNRPIVAAMREFFGRSQLSQFKDQTNPLSDLRHKRRISALGPGGLTRERAGFDVRDVHRTHYGRICPIETPEGANIGLISSLASYAKVNPLGFIEAPYRRVEKGRVTDDVRYMTADIEDRYAIAQANTKLNSDGTFAEERVLCRKKGDPNFYEHADVQYMDVSPKQIVSINTSLIPFLEHDDANRALMGSNMQSQAVPLIRAESPAVGTGVEERVITDSGTSVVSDVTGKVTYVDARNIQITLSEDAPAIGYVTGNVRTFELVRFTRSNQGTNLDQHPTIATGDDVVAGQVIADGPASEMGRLALGQNITIAIMPFDGFNFEDAICISEGLIRKDFYTSVHIEKDEVEARDTKLGPEKITRDIPGLSEAALRDLDEDGIVRVGAEVKPGDILVGKTSFKGESEPTPEERLLRSIFGEKAREVKDTSLRVQSGQGGVVVKTVRFRRGDEGVDLKPGVREVVRVYVAQKRQLQVGDKVANRHGNKGVVSKILPPEDMPYLEDGTPVDLVFNPLGVPSRMNLGQILETHLGEVARLTNQKFVTPVFDSATEIAIKEMLEVAAAERLQARKDDGFDFDKREQEVLDRAGKLGVIAQPAGEYEKAQMQLARTGKSILFDGRSGEAISGPVVVGTMYVMKLYHMVEDKLHARSTGPYSLITQQPLGGKAQFGGQRFGEMEVWALEAYGAAHTLQEMLTIKSDDIDGRDAAYQSIVKGEEVSGSTIPESFKVLVKELHSLGLDVEVLDRFDKNVDIFEGMLPKR
- a CDS encoding pyridoxamine 5'-phosphate oxidase family protein translates to MAKRLSAISPQLQAFIEQQLVFFVGTAAPDGRVNISPKGLDSLRVLGPNEVAWLSVTGSGNETAAHLHQSPRMTLMFCAFTGAPLILRLYGQARMVQPGDAGWAHAAALFPALPGARQVYLLDIDLVQTSCGMAVPLMDFQAERSELNTWTAAKSPDALHAYQLEKNALSIDGFPTGLPETLSVD
- the tuf gene encoding elongation factor Tu produces the protein MAKGTFERTKPHVNIGTIGHVDHGKTTLTAAITYTAASIDASIETMRYDQIDKAPEEKARGITINTAHVEYSTAARHYSHVDCPGHADYVKNMITGAAQMDGAILVVSSADGPMPQTREHILLAKQVGVPHIVVFMNKVDMVDDEELLELVEMEVRELLGRYDFPGDDVPVVKGSALRALEALTATPKMARGTDKWVDNVWELLDAVDSYIPTPERDTDKAFLMPVEDVFTITGRGTVATGRVERGIVKVQDDVEIIGLRDLRKTTVTGIEMHRKLLDSGMAGDNVGVLLRGVARDDVERGQVLAKPGSIKPHTKFEASVYVLSKDEGGRHSAFFGGYRPQFYFRTTDVTGVVELSEGVEMVMPGDNVTFTVDLIKPIAMEEGLRFAIREGGRTVGAGVVTKIVE